CAGGAAGAGCAGGACCCAAGCCTTTGCCCCGACGTCTACTGGATCGTACCAACTCTGCCCTGGAGCGCTGGCTCCCCGAGCAGCGCCTCTTTATGAAATCGGATGACTCGACCCGCTTTGTGCGCCTGCGCCCTTTGACGCAGGCTTCGGTGCTGGCTGTCGGGGCGGTGCTGTTTGGCTGGTCCATCGTGGCAAGCTCGCTTCTGTTTATCGACAATATTTCCGAAGGCTCCTCGGCGCAGCAGGCGGCCATTTCGCAAAAGGCCTTCGAACACCGCCTGGATAGCCTTGCGCGTGAACGAGACAGCCGCGCCTCCGAGGCGCTGGCGGCGCAGGAGCGGTTCCAGACCGCGCTTGGTCAGGTCTCGCAGATGCAATCGGCGCTTCTGCAATCCGAAGAACATCGCCGCGAGCTGGAAACCGGCCTGAAGGTGGTGCAGCAGACCCTGCGCCGCGTGATGAACGAACGTGACGCTGCCAAGACCCAGCTGGCCGGATTGCAGCAGGGCAAGGATGGCAAAGGCAGCCCCGCTGCGCGCAATGTCGATATGTCGGAAACCGTGCAGATGCTGTCCAACGCTCTGGGTGAAATCGCGACCGAACGCGATAGCGCGACGCAGGACGCGCAGGATGCACGGCAGGAAACCGAACAGCTTGCGCTCCAGAAACGCCAGCTTGAACAACGCAATGACCAGATTTTCGCCACGCTTGAAGATGCGGTGACTATCTCGATGGCGCCGTTCGACAAGATGTTCAAACAGGCAGGGCTGAACACCGACAAGATCCTGAGCGAGATCCGCAAGGGCTATTCCGGTACGGGCGGCCCTTTGGGCAGCGTGTCGATGTCCTCCAAAAGCCCCGCCTCCCTGACCGAGGATGACAAGCGCGCGGCGTCGATCCTGCAAAAGCTCGATGAGATCAACATGTATCGCATCGCCGCCGACAAGCTGCCCTTCCAGCTGCCGCTGAAATCGCAGTTCCGCTATTCCTCGCCCTTCGGTTACCGCTGGGGCCGTCTGCATGCCGGTGTCGATATGGCGCTGCCCATCGGCAACCATGTCTATGCCCCTGCCGATGGTGTGATCACCGCCGCCGAATGGGAACATGGCTATGGTCAGGTGATCAAAATCCAGCATGAATTCGGTGTTTCGACCGTTTATGGCCATTTGTCCAAAATCCGCGTGCAGAAAGGGCAAAAGGTCTCGCAAGGCGATTTGATCGGTGATACAGGAAATACCGGACGGTCAACCGGACCGCATCTGCACTATGAAATCCGGTTAGGCGGTAAACCCGTTGATCCGATGACCTTCATCAAGGCTGCAAAGAATGTTTTCTAAAAGCAAAATCCACGAGCCCGGCACCAAATCCGGCGAACCCGAAGCAAGCAAGGCCGATGCAGGCCTGCCGCCGCGCAAAAGCGATTTCGCGCCGCCTCCCGGTGGTGCGCCCCGCGCCAAGCCCGGTGCTTCGGTGCTGTCTTCCGACCTGACCATCACCGGCAACATCCGCACCACGGGTGATGTGCAGGTTGAGGGCGTTGTTGAAGGCGACATCCGCGCGCATCTGCTGACCGTTGGCGAAACCGCCACCATCCGCGGCGAAATCGTTGCAGATGATATCGTGGTCAATGGCCGTGTGATCGGTCGCGTGCGTGGCCTGAAAGTGCGCCTGACCTCGACCGCAAAGGTCGAAGGCGACATCATCCACAAAACCATCGCGATTGAATCCGGTGCCCATTTCGAAGGGTCCGTGCAGCGTCAGGAAGACCCGCTGCAATCGGGCGATGTCACGCCGAAACTGGCTCCGCCGGTTAGCAGCGAAGACTGATCACCGCAGTCCTGCATTCTGCAAGGGGCAGCCATCGCGCTGCCCCTTTTGCGTTTACAGAAGACGTTTTGTCAGCCGCAGCGACAACGCATAGGGCAAAA
The sequence above is drawn from the Thioclava sp. GXIMD4216 genome and encodes:
- a CDS encoding M23 family metallopeptidase, translating into MWPSGRAGPKPLPRRLLDRTNSALERWLPEQRLFMKSDDSTRFVRLRPLTQASVLAVGAVLFGWSIVASSLLFIDNISEGSSAQQAAISQKAFEHRLDSLARERDSRASEALAAQERFQTALGQVSQMQSALLQSEEHRRELETGLKVVQQTLRRVMNERDAAKTQLAGLQQGKDGKGSPAARNVDMSETVQMLSNALGEIATERDSATQDAQDARQETEQLALQKRQLEQRNDQIFATLEDAVTISMAPFDKMFKQAGLNTDKILSEIRKGYSGTGGPLGSVSMSSKSPASLTEDDKRAASILQKLDEINMYRIAADKLPFQLPLKSQFRYSSPFGYRWGRLHAGVDMALPIGNHVYAPADGVITAAEWEHGYGQVIKIQHEFGVSTVYGHLSKIRVQKGQKVSQGDLIGDTGNTGRSTGPHLHYEIRLGGKPVDPMTFIKAAKNVF
- a CDS encoding polymer-forming cytoskeletal protein: MFSKSKIHEPGTKSGEPEASKADAGLPPRKSDFAPPPGGAPRAKPGASVLSSDLTITGNIRTTGDVQVEGVVEGDIRAHLLTVGETATIRGEIVADDIVVNGRVIGRVRGLKVRLTSTAKVEGDIIHKTIAIESGAHFEGSVQRQEDPLQSGDVTPKLAPPVSSED